In one Aricia agestis chromosome 5, ilAriAges1.1, whole genome shotgun sequence genomic region, the following are encoded:
- the LOC121727313 gene encoding uncharacterized protein LOC121727313 produces MPVMADLPADRVIPQPVFSHVSTDFAGPFLLKSSQLRNAKLIKGYFCIFVCLTTKAVHLEPVSALSTDAFIATLQRFCSRRGVPVLIRSDCGTNYVGARNQLLEVQQFLNDNNDAISHKLSAQNITWLLNPPKAPWMGGIHEINVKSTKQLLYRVIGEQRLTFEEFSTLLARIEAVLNSRPISPLSSDPTDYQPLTAGHFLIGRPLTALPEHTIDDRVISPLKRFQLIQSLSQRFWALWTKSYLHTLQIRSKWLSSSSPPKIGELVLLKEDNLPPLQWKMGRITRLLPGKDGVIRVVDLATSQGQLRRPVGKIARLPLDSAQDGDQLTPIAGPPQDVRAKL; encoded by the coding sequence ATGCCTGTCATGGCTGACCTTCCAGCCGACAGAGTTATACCTCAGCCCGTATTTAGTCACGTGTCAACAGACTTCGCCGGTCCATTTTTACTTAAATCAAGTCAACTACGGAATGCTAAGTTAATCAAAGGTTACTTTTGTATATTCGTTTGTCTCACTACAAAAGCGGTTCACTTGGAACCCGTATCCGCACTTTCTACAGATGCATTTATTGCCACGTTACAAAGATTTTGCTCACGTCGCGGTGTTCCCGTTTTAATACGTTCCGATTGCGGCACAAACTATGTAGGTGCTAGGAATCAGCTCCTAGAAGTTCAACAATTTCTCAATGACAATAATGACGCCATTTCCCATAAACTCTCAGCTCAAAATATAACTTGGTTACTTAATCCGCCCAAGGCCCCGTGGATGGGAGGCATCCACGAGATTAATGTCAAATCAACAAAGCAACTCCTCTACCGTGTAATCGGTGAACAACGCCTCACATTTGAGGAATTCTCAACTCTGCTCGCTAGAATTGAGGCCGTATTAAATTCTCGGCCTATCAGCCCACTATCGTCCGATCCTACGGACTATCAGCCCCTCACAGCCGGCCATTTTCTCATAGGCCGTCCGCTCACAGCTCTTCCCGAGCACACAATAGATGACAGAGTCATCTCCCCCCTTAAGCGCTTTCAGCTCATTCAATCTCTCTCTCAGCGTTTTTGGGCTCTCTGGACCAAGTCCTACCTCCATACCCTTCAAATCCGCTCCAAATGGCTTTCCTCTTCCTCTCCACCCAAAATTGGGGAACTGGTTCTGCTCAAAGAAGACAATCTGCCTCCGCTCCAATGGAAGATGGGAAGAATCACACGCCTACTACCTGGGAAGGATGGAGTCATCAGAGTTGTGGACTTGGCCACCTCACAAGGCCAGCTGCGGAGACCTGTCGGCAAGATTGCCCGGCTCCCACTGGATTCAGCTCAAGATGGGGATCAGCTCACGCCCATTGCCGGGCCCCCCCAGGatgttcgcgccaaactttag